Proteins from a genomic interval of Catenulispora sp. EB89:
- a CDS encoding LacI family DNA-binding transcriptional regulator: protein MPEAPRRQPTLDEVAERAGVSRTAASRVLNNAPHVSKAKRDAVQKAIRELGYVPNATARALATRQAGAVVLAITDDDSALGQDTPFYSQAIAGVTTVLEETGLELMLVLVNSPRSRSKLQDVLQTHSAAGVMLMGRHGDDPLAALAEQADTPVVFGGRPLNVEPRFYVDSDNRGGARAATEHLIARGRTRIAAITGPLDSDAGLARHRGYLDAMAVAGLDSSRVAHGDYTEASGTQAMQALLNLHPDLDAVVAGNDTMAISALRTLTTAGRRVPDDVAVTGFDDYLAARHTAPPLTTVHQSIQAWGREMARMLLAVIDGAQPSPLILPTRLIVRESS from the coding sequence ATGCCCGAGGCCCCACGCCGTCAACCCACCCTCGACGAGGTCGCCGAGCGGGCCGGCGTCTCGCGCACCGCCGCCTCAAGGGTGCTGAACAACGCCCCGCACGTCAGCAAGGCCAAGCGCGACGCGGTCCAGAAGGCCATCAGGGAACTGGGATACGTCCCGAACGCGACGGCCCGGGCGCTGGCCACCCGGCAGGCCGGCGCGGTGGTCCTGGCGATCACCGACGACGACTCCGCACTCGGCCAGGACACCCCCTTCTACAGCCAGGCGATCGCCGGGGTCACCACGGTCCTGGAGGAGACCGGCCTGGAGCTCATGCTGGTCCTGGTCAACTCCCCCCGCAGCCGCTCCAAACTCCAGGACGTACTGCAGACCCACAGCGCCGCCGGCGTCATGCTGATGGGCCGGCACGGCGACGACCCGCTCGCCGCGCTCGCCGAACAGGCCGACACCCCGGTCGTCTTCGGCGGCCGCCCCCTGAACGTCGAACCGCGCTTCTACGTCGACTCCGACAACCGCGGCGGCGCCCGCGCGGCCACCGAACACCTCATCGCCCGGGGACGCACCCGCATCGCCGCCATCACCGGCCCGCTCGACAGCGACGCCGGGCTGGCCCGACACCGCGGCTACCTGGACGCGATGGCGGTCGCGGGCCTGGACTCCAGCCGGGTCGCGCACGGCGACTACACGGAGGCCAGCGGAACGCAGGCCATGCAGGCCCTGCTGAACCTCCACCCGGACCTCGACGCCGTGGTCGCGGGCAACGACACCATGGCCATCAGCGCCCTGCGAACGCTGACCACCGCCGGCCGCCGGGTCCCCGACGACGTCGCCGTCACCGGATTCGACGACTACCTCGCCGCCCGGCACACCGCTCCCCCGCTGACCACGGTGCACCAGTCGATCCAGGCCTGGGGCCGCGAGATGGCGCGGATGCTGCTCGCGGTGATCGACGGCGCGCAGCCCAGCCCGCTGATCCTGCCGACCCGGCTCATCGTGCGCGAATCCAGCTGA